The nucleotide sequence ACGATGACGAAGCCAACATCATGTCGTCGCTGCTGGCCAAGCGGTTGGGGGCAAAGAAGGTGATGACCATCATCAACAACCCGGCCTATGTCGACCTGATCCAGGGCGGCGACATCGATATCGCCATCAGCCCGCAGTTGGCGACCATCGGTACGCTGCTCGCGCACGTGCGTCGCGGCGACATCGTCAGCGTGCACTCGCTGCGTCGGGGCGCGGCGGAAGCCATCGAGGCGATTGCCCACGGCGACTCGAAGTCGAGCAAGGTGATCGGCAAGGCGATCCGCGACATTGGCCTGCCGCCTGGGACAACCATCGGCGCGATCATTCGTGATGAAGAGGTGATCATCGCCCACGACGACACGAAGATCGCCACGGGGGACCATGTGATTCTGTTCCTTGTGGATAAAAAACATATCCGCGACGTGGAGAAGTTGTTCCACGTGGGCTTGAGCTTTTTCTGATCAACCGGAGTGACCCATGCTCGATTCCCTGGAAAAAATGCTCGCCAAGGGCGTGGATAACGCGCTGTTGCGGTTTGGCCTGGGTAAGGGTTACCTGGACCTGAAGGACGACGCCCGGGCTGTCGAACACCTACAGAAGTGCGTCGAGTTCGACCCGAAGTATTCGGCGGCGTGGAAGCTGCTGGGCAAGGCGCAGCTGGGGCTCGGAGATAGTGCTGCAGCGCGGCTGGCATGGGAGAAGGGCATTGAAGCGGCCCAGGCCCATGGCGACAAGCAGGCCGAAAAAGAGATGACTGTATTTCTGAAGAAGCTGGCCAAACAACTGTAGGAGCGAGCGTGCTCGCGAAGATCGTTAACGATGACGCGTACAGACTGAATGTACGCGGTGCTCTTGAGTTCTTCGCGAGCACGCTCGCTGCTACAGGGTGATCATTCACACAGAGCGAGCAGGGTGACGCTCAATACCACCGCGCCTCACCCGGCGGGCGTTTCTTGAAGCGTTTCATGCTCCACATGTACTGGCTCGGATACGCCCCCACATAGCGCTCCACCACTTTGCTCATCGCCGCGCATGAGGTGGCGGTGTCGGTGCTGTACATGTCCTCCGGCGCCGCTTCCAGAATCACTTTGTAGCCGGAACCGTCCGGCAGTCGCAGGGCGTGCAGGAACACCCCAACCGCCTTGCCGCCGGCCAACATATTCGGTACGAATTTGCTGGTCAGCGCCTGAGTGGCAAAGAACGGTACGAAAATCCCGGCCGATTCCGCAGGCTCCGGATCCGCCGGAATCCCCACCTGACCGCCTTTACGCACTTCCTTGATGACGCTGAGAATGCCTTCCTTGGTGGAAGCCGCCACGCGATTGCCCAGTTGTACCCGCTGCTTGCGCAGCAGTTCGTCCACCGCCTTGAGCTTGGGTGGACGATAGAAAATGATCGGTTTGCATTGGCTGCAATAGAAGTGGTTCAGCACTTCCCAGTTGCCCAGGTGGCTGGTGATGCCGACCACGCCTTTGCCCGAGGCCAGGGCTTCGTGCAGCACTTCCAGGCCTTCGACTTCACGCACCAGGTCGATGGAGCGCTGGGCCGGCCAGATCCAGGCGCAGGCGCTTTCGGTCAGTGACTTGCCGATGTCCATCAGGCTCTGGCCCGCAAGACGCTCGCGCTCGGCCGGATCCATCTCCGGAAAACATTTGGACAGGTTGATCCGCACCGTGTCGCGGGAACGGTTGGGGGTTTTCCACATGATCCAGCCAATCGCCGTGCCGACTGCCTGGACAGCGCGCCAGGGCAACAGGGCAAACAACCGAAGAGCGCCTACCAGCAAGGCGCCTTTAAACTTTTCCACAGGTCACTCCTGAAGTTGTGCGGTGCGCAAAGTGCGCCATTCTAACCGGCGTTGGCCAAGTCCGCGTAACGGTCACAGTCCTGGGTGTGGTCCATGACCATGCCCGAGGCCTGCATGAACGCGTAGCAGATGGTCGGCCCGACGAAAGTGAAGCCGGCTTTTTTCAGCGCGCGACTCATGGCTTCAGCCTCTGGCGTGATGGCCGGGACTTCACTGCGATCCTTGAAATGATTGACCTTGGGCACGTCGCCGACAAACGCCCAGAGCCATCCCACCGGATCCTCCAGCGCCAGCCAGGCCGCGGCATTGCGTCGGGTGGCGTTGAGTTTCAAGCGGTTGCGCACAATGCCCGGATCCTGCATCAACAGCTCGATCTCGGCATCGCTCAACCGCGCCAACCGCTGCGCATCAAAACCGAACAAGACCTTTCGATAATGCTCGCGTTTGCGTAAAACGGTGATCCACGACAGGCCCGCCTGGAACCCTTCGAGCAAAAGCAGTTCAAACAAACCCTGCGCATCGCGCAGCGGCGTTCCCCACTCCTGATCGTGATAAGCCATGTACAGCGGATCTTCAGAACACCAAAAGCAGCGTGGCATAAGGCTCCAGGGAGTAGTGGCGGGGCCGAATCGGGTATACTCCCGCTCTTTAAATCGCAGCCCAAGTAACAGGTGAATTTCGTGAGCCAGCCTACGCCAGCCGTGCGTACCTTCCAAGACTTGATCCTCGCCCTCCAGCAATACTGGGCAGAGCAAGGTTGTGTGGTACTTCAGCCCTACGATATGGAAGTAGGCGCCGGCACTTTCCACACCGCTACATTCCTGCGGGCCATCGGCCCGGAAACCTGGAACGCCGCTTATGTGCAGCCCAGTCGTCGCCCGACTGACGGCCGCTACGGTGAAAACC is from Pseudomonas mucidolens and encodes:
- a CDS encoding lysophospholipid acyltransferase, whose translation is MEKFKGALLVGALRLFALLPWRAVQAVGTAIGWIMWKTPNRSRDTVRINLSKCFPEMDPAERERLAGQSLMDIGKSLTESACAWIWPAQRSIDLVREVEGLEVLHEALASGKGVVGITSHLGNWEVLNHFYCSQCKPIIFYRPPKLKAVDELLRKQRVQLGNRVAASTKEGILSVIKEVRKGGQVGIPADPEPAESAGIFVPFFATQALTSKFVPNMLAGGKAVGVFLHALRLPDGSGYKVILEAAPEDMYSTDTATSCAAMSKVVERYVGAYPSQYMWSMKRFKKRPPGEARWY
- a CDS encoding tetratricopeptide repeat protein; the protein is MLDSLEKMLAKGVDNALLRFGLGKGYLDLKDDARAVEHLQKCVEFDPKYSAAWKLLGKAQLGLGDSAAARLAWEKGIEAAQAHGDKQAEKEMTVFLKKLAKQL
- a CDS encoding DNA-3-methyladenine glycosylase I encodes the protein MPRCFWCSEDPLYMAYHDQEWGTPLRDAQGLFELLLLEGFQAGLSWITVLRKREHYRKVLFGFDAQRLARLSDAEIELLMQDPGIVRNRLKLNATRRNAAAWLALEDPVGWLWAFVGDVPKVNHFKDRSEVPAITPEAEAMSRALKKAGFTFVGPTICYAFMQASGMVMDHTQDCDRYADLANAG